A part of Oryctolagus cuniculus chromosome 15, mOryCun1.1, whole genome shotgun sequence genomic DNA contains:
- the BCCIP gene encoding BRCA2 and CDKN1A-interacting protein isoform X2 has protein sequence MASRSKRRAVGNGVPRPPGAPVQRHEQEEEDEVEDEDEDEEDSDEEEDEDDEIVDEEVNIDFEAYSISDNDYDGIKKLLQQLFLKAPVNTAELTDLLIQQNHVGSVIKQTDISEDSDDDMDEDEIFGFISLLNLTERKVSFTQRHWNDYVDQNHFHLQLDGSIVCPSGTPCAEQIKELVLSCCEKSCEKSVVEQLDALLQDASKPVGFLLSERLMNVPPQVALPMHQQLQKELAEAHKTSKPCGKCCFYLLISKTFVEAGKGSSKKKRSSQKKEELMFANAEEEFFYELAAPGTSPHTAPRGRRRKAAGRLAVTGHCVSAVLPGTLRCEVDVSPARGRGP, from the exons ATGGCGTCCAGGTCCAAGCGGCGAGCAGTCGGGAATGGGGTCCCGCGGCCGCCTGGCGCCCCGGTCCAGCGCcatgagcaggaggaggaagatgaagtTGAGGATGAGGACGAAGATGAGGAAGACAGCGACGAAGAAGAGGATGAGGACGACGAGATCGTTGACGAG GAAGTGAATATTGATTTTGAAGCTTACTCCATCTCAGATAATGATTATGACGGAATTAAGAAATTACTGCAGCAG CTGTTCCTAAAGGCTCCTGTGAACACGGCAGAGCTAACAGATCTCTTGATTCAGCAGAACCATGTTGGGAGTGTGATTAAG caaacagACATTTCAGAAGACAGCGATGATGATATGGATGAAGATGAGATTTTCGGCTTCATAAGCCTTTTAAATTTAACCGAGAGAAAGGTCAGTTTCACCCAGAGGCACTGGAATGATTACGTggaccaaaaccactttcatttACAGCTTGATGGAAGTATCGTGTGCCCTAGT GGTACCCCGTGTGCCGAGCAAATCAAAGAGCTGGTTCTAAGCTGCTGTGAGAAGAGCTGTGAGAAGAGtgtggtggagcagctggacgcGCTCCTGCAGGACGCCAGCAAGCCCGTGGGCTTCCTCCTGAGCGAGAGGCTCATGAACGTCCCCCCGCAGGTCGCCCTGCCCATGCACCAGCAGCTGCA GAAAGAACTCGCGGAGGCACACAAGACCAGTAAGCCGTGCGGGAAGTGCTGCTTCTACCTGCTGATCAGTAAGACGTTTGTGGAAGCAGGAAAAGGCAGTTCCAAGAAGAAACGGAGCAGCCAAAAGAAAGAAGAGTTAATGTTTGCAAACGCAGAGGAAGAATTTTTCTATGAG ctggcagctccTGGCACGTCGCCTCACACGGCCccaagggggaggaggaggaaagctgCTGGCCGGCTAGCGGTCACCGGGCATTGTGTGTCTGCCGTGCTGCCCGGGACCTTGCGCTGTGAGGTAGACGTCAGCCCGGCTCGCGGACGTGGGCCATGA
- the BCCIP gene encoding BRCA2 and CDKN1A-interacting protein isoform X5, which produces MASRSKRRAVGNGVPRPPGAPVQRHEQEEEDEVEDEDEDEEDSDEEEDEDDEIVDEQTDISEDSDDDMDEDEIFGFISLLNLTERKVSFTQRHWNDYVDQNHFHLQLDGSIVCPSGTPCAEQIKELVLSCCEKSCEKSVVEQLDALLQDASKPVGFLLSERLMNVPPQVALPMHQQLQKELAEAHKTSKPCGKCCFYLLISKTFVEAGKGSSKKKRSSQKKEELMFANAEEEFFYEKAVLKFSYSVQEDRDTCLGGRWSFDDVPMKPMRTVMVIPGDKMDEIMDKLKEHLSV; this is translated from the exons ATGGCGTCCAGGTCCAAGCGGCGAGCAGTCGGGAATGGGGTCCCGCGGCCGCCTGGCGCCCCGGTCCAGCGCcatgagcaggaggaggaagatgaagtTGAGGATGAGGACGAAGATGAGGAAGACAGCGACGAAGAAGAGGATGAGGACGACGAGATCGTTGACGAG caaacagACATTTCAGAAGACAGCGATGATGATATGGATGAAGATGAGATTTTCGGCTTCATAAGCCTTTTAAATTTAACCGAGAGAAAGGTCAGTTTCACCCAGAGGCACTGGAATGATTACGTggaccaaaaccactttcatttACAGCTTGATGGAAGTATCGTGTGCCCTAGT GGTACCCCGTGTGCCGAGCAAATCAAAGAGCTGGTTCTAAGCTGCTGTGAGAAGAGCTGTGAGAAGAGtgtggtggagcagctggacgcGCTCCTGCAGGACGCCAGCAAGCCCGTGGGCTTCCTCCTGAGCGAGAGGCTCATGAACGTCCCCCCGCAGGTCGCCCTGCCCATGCACCAGCAGCTGCA GAAAGAACTCGCGGAGGCACACAAGACCAGTAAGCCGTGCGGGAAGTGCTGCTTCTACCTGCTGATCAGTAAGACGTTTGTGGAAGCAGGAAAAGGCAGTTCCAAGAAGAAACGGAGCAGCCAAAAGAAAGAAGAGTTAATGTTTGCAAACGCAGAGGAAGAATTTTTCTATGAG AAGGCAGTCCTGAAGTTCAGCTACTCGGTGCAGGAGGACCGCGACACCTGTCTGGGAGGCAGATGGTCTTTCGATGACGTTCCCATGAAGCCCATGAGGACTGTGATGGTGATTCCAGGCGACAAGATGGACGAGATCATGGATAAACTGAAAGAACATCTGTCCGTCTAA
- the BCCIP gene encoding BRCA2 and CDKN1A-interacting protein isoform X7 — translation MASRSKRRAVGNGVPRPPGAPVQRHEQEEEDEVEDEDEDEEDSDEEEDEDDEIVDEQTDISEDSDDDMDEDEIFGFISLLNLTERKGTPCAEQIKELVLSCCEKSCEKSVVEQLDALLQDASKPVGFLLSERLMNVPPQVALPMHQQLQKELAEAHKTSKPCGKCCFYLLISKTFVEAGKGSSKKKRSSQKKEELMFANAEEEFFYELAAPGTSPHTAPRGRRRKAAGRLAVTGHCVSAVLPGTLRCEVDVSPARGRGP, via the exons ATGGCGTCCAGGTCCAAGCGGCGAGCAGTCGGGAATGGGGTCCCGCGGCCGCCTGGCGCCCCGGTCCAGCGCcatgagcaggaggaggaagatgaagtTGAGGATGAGGACGAAGATGAGGAAGACAGCGACGAAGAAGAGGATGAGGACGACGAGATCGTTGACGAG caaacagACATTTCAGAAGACAGCGATGATGATATGGATGAAGATGAGATTTTCGGCTTCATAAGCCTTTTAAATTTAACCGAGAGAAAG GGTACCCCGTGTGCCGAGCAAATCAAAGAGCTGGTTCTAAGCTGCTGTGAGAAGAGCTGTGAGAAGAGtgtggtggagcagctggacgcGCTCCTGCAGGACGCCAGCAAGCCCGTGGGCTTCCTCCTGAGCGAGAGGCTCATGAACGTCCCCCCGCAGGTCGCCCTGCCCATGCACCAGCAGCTGCA GAAAGAACTCGCGGAGGCACACAAGACCAGTAAGCCGTGCGGGAAGTGCTGCTTCTACCTGCTGATCAGTAAGACGTTTGTGGAAGCAGGAAAAGGCAGTTCCAAGAAGAAACGGAGCAGCCAAAAGAAAGAAGAGTTAATGTTTGCAAACGCAGAGGAAGAATTTTTCTATGAG ctggcagctccTGGCACGTCGCCTCACACGGCCccaagggggaggaggaggaaagctgCTGGCCGGCTAGCGGTCACCGGGCATTGTGTGTCTGCCGTGCTGCCCGGGACCTTGCGCTGTGAGGTAGACGTCAGCCCGGCTCGCGGACGTGGGCCATGA
- the BCCIP gene encoding BRCA2 and CDKN1A-interacting protein isoform X3 — MASRSKRRAVGNGVPRPPGAPVQRHEQEEEDEVEDEDEDEEDSDEEEDEDDEIVDEEVNIDFEAYSISDNDYDGIKKLLQQLFLKAPVNTAELTDLLIQQNHVGSVIKQTDISEDSDDDMDEDEIFGFISLLNLTERKGTPCAEQIKELVLSCCEKSCEKSVVEQLDALLQDASKPVGFLLSERLMNVPPQVALPMHQQLQKELAEAHKTSKPCGKCCFYLLISKTFVEAGKGSSKKKRSSQKKEELMFANAEEEFFYEKAVLKFSYSVQEDRDTCLGGRWSFDDVPMKPMRTVMVIPGDKMDEIMDKLKEHLSV; from the exons ATGGCGTCCAGGTCCAAGCGGCGAGCAGTCGGGAATGGGGTCCCGCGGCCGCCTGGCGCCCCGGTCCAGCGCcatgagcaggaggaggaagatgaagtTGAGGATGAGGACGAAGATGAGGAAGACAGCGACGAAGAAGAGGATGAGGACGACGAGATCGTTGACGAG GAAGTGAATATTGATTTTGAAGCTTACTCCATCTCAGATAATGATTATGACGGAATTAAGAAATTACTGCAGCAG CTGTTCCTAAAGGCTCCTGTGAACACGGCAGAGCTAACAGATCTCTTGATTCAGCAGAACCATGTTGGGAGTGTGATTAAG caaacagACATTTCAGAAGACAGCGATGATGATATGGATGAAGATGAGATTTTCGGCTTCATAAGCCTTTTAAATTTAACCGAGAGAAAG GGTACCCCGTGTGCCGAGCAAATCAAAGAGCTGGTTCTAAGCTGCTGTGAGAAGAGCTGTGAGAAGAGtgtggtggagcagctggacgcGCTCCTGCAGGACGCCAGCAAGCCCGTGGGCTTCCTCCTGAGCGAGAGGCTCATGAACGTCCCCCCGCAGGTCGCCCTGCCCATGCACCAGCAGCTGCA GAAAGAACTCGCGGAGGCACACAAGACCAGTAAGCCGTGCGGGAAGTGCTGCTTCTACCTGCTGATCAGTAAGACGTTTGTGGAAGCAGGAAAAGGCAGTTCCAAGAAGAAACGGAGCAGCCAAAAGAAAGAAGAGTTAATGTTTGCAAACGCAGAGGAAGAATTTTTCTATGAG AAGGCAGTCCTGAAGTTCAGCTACTCGGTGCAGGAGGACCGCGACACCTGTCTGGGAGGCAGATGGTCTTTCGATGACGTTCCCATGAAGCCCATGAGGACTGTGATGGTGATTCCAGGCGACAAGATGGACGAGATCATGGATAAACTGAAAGAACATCTGTCCGTCTAA
- the BCCIP gene encoding BRCA2 and CDKN1A-interacting protein isoform X4 has product MASRSKRRAVGNGVPRPPGAPVQRHEQEEEDEVEDEDEDEEDSDEEEDEDDEIVDEEVNIDFEAYSISDNDYDGIKKLLQQLFLKAPVNTAELTDLLIQQNHVGSVIKQTDISEDSDDDMDEDEIFGFISLLNLTERKGTPCAEQIKELVLSCCEKSCEKSVVEQLDALLQDASKPVGFLLSERLMNVPPQVALPMHQQLQKELAEAHKTSKPCGKCCFYLLISKTFVEAGKGSSKKKRSSQKKEELMFANAEEEFFYELAAPGTSPHTAPRGRRRKAAGRLAVTGHCVSAVLPGTLRCEVDVSPARGRGP; this is encoded by the exons ATGGCGTCCAGGTCCAAGCGGCGAGCAGTCGGGAATGGGGTCCCGCGGCCGCCTGGCGCCCCGGTCCAGCGCcatgagcaggaggaggaagatgaagtTGAGGATGAGGACGAAGATGAGGAAGACAGCGACGAAGAAGAGGATGAGGACGACGAGATCGTTGACGAG GAAGTGAATATTGATTTTGAAGCTTACTCCATCTCAGATAATGATTATGACGGAATTAAGAAATTACTGCAGCAG CTGTTCCTAAAGGCTCCTGTGAACACGGCAGAGCTAACAGATCTCTTGATTCAGCAGAACCATGTTGGGAGTGTGATTAAG caaacagACATTTCAGAAGACAGCGATGATGATATGGATGAAGATGAGATTTTCGGCTTCATAAGCCTTTTAAATTTAACCGAGAGAAAG GGTACCCCGTGTGCCGAGCAAATCAAAGAGCTGGTTCTAAGCTGCTGTGAGAAGAGCTGTGAGAAGAGtgtggtggagcagctggacgcGCTCCTGCAGGACGCCAGCAAGCCCGTGGGCTTCCTCCTGAGCGAGAGGCTCATGAACGTCCCCCCGCAGGTCGCCCTGCCCATGCACCAGCAGCTGCA GAAAGAACTCGCGGAGGCACACAAGACCAGTAAGCCGTGCGGGAAGTGCTGCTTCTACCTGCTGATCAGTAAGACGTTTGTGGAAGCAGGAAAAGGCAGTTCCAAGAAGAAACGGAGCAGCCAAAAGAAAGAAGAGTTAATGTTTGCAAACGCAGAGGAAGAATTTTTCTATGAG ctggcagctccTGGCACGTCGCCTCACACGGCCccaagggggaggaggaggaaagctgCTGGCCGGCTAGCGGTCACCGGGCATTGTGTGTCTGCCGTGCTGCCCGGGACCTTGCGCTGTGAGGTAGACGTCAGCCCGGCTCGCGGACGTGGGCCATGA
- the BCCIP gene encoding BRCA2 and CDKN1A-interacting protein isoform X6: protein MASRSKRRAVGNGVPRPPGAPVQRHEQEEEDEVEDEDEDEEDSDEEEDEDDEIVDEQTDISEDSDDDMDEDEIFGFISLLNLTERKGTPCAEQIKELVLSCCEKSCEKSVVEQLDALLQDASKPVGFLLSERLMNVPPQVALPMHQQLQKELAEAHKTSKPCGKCCFYLLISKTFVEAGKGSSKKKRSSQKKEELMFANAEEEFFYEKAVLKFSYSVQEDRDTCLGGRWSFDDVPMKPMRTVMVIPGDKMDEIMDKLKEHLSV, encoded by the exons ATGGCGTCCAGGTCCAAGCGGCGAGCAGTCGGGAATGGGGTCCCGCGGCCGCCTGGCGCCCCGGTCCAGCGCcatgagcaggaggaggaagatgaagtTGAGGATGAGGACGAAGATGAGGAAGACAGCGACGAAGAAGAGGATGAGGACGACGAGATCGTTGACGAG caaacagACATTTCAGAAGACAGCGATGATGATATGGATGAAGATGAGATTTTCGGCTTCATAAGCCTTTTAAATTTAACCGAGAGAAAG GGTACCCCGTGTGCCGAGCAAATCAAAGAGCTGGTTCTAAGCTGCTGTGAGAAGAGCTGTGAGAAGAGtgtggtggagcagctggacgcGCTCCTGCAGGACGCCAGCAAGCCCGTGGGCTTCCTCCTGAGCGAGAGGCTCATGAACGTCCCCCCGCAGGTCGCCCTGCCCATGCACCAGCAGCTGCA GAAAGAACTCGCGGAGGCACACAAGACCAGTAAGCCGTGCGGGAAGTGCTGCTTCTACCTGCTGATCAGTAAGACGTTTGTGGAAGCAGGAAAAGGCAGTTCCAAGAAGAAACGGAGCAGCCAAAAGAAAGAAGAGTTAATGTTTGCAAACGCAGAGGAAGAATTTTTCTATGAG AAGGCAGTCCTGAAGTTCAGCTACTCGGTGCAGGAGGACCGCGACACCTGTCTGGGAGGCAGATGGTCTTTCGATGACGTTCCCATGAAGCCCATGAGGACTGTGATGGTGATTCCAGGCGACAAGATGGACGAGATCATGGATAAACTGAAAGAACATCTGTCCGTCTAA
- the BCCIP gene encoding BRCA2 and CDKN1A-interacting protein isoform X1 has product MASRSKRRAVGNGVPRPPGAPVQRHEQEEEDEVEDEDEDEEDSDEEEDEDDEIVDEEVNIDFEAYSISDNDYDGIKKLLQQLFLKAPVNTAELTDLLIQQNHVGSVIKQTDISEDSDDDMDEDEIFGFISLLNLTERKVSFTQRHWNDYVDQNHFHLQLDGSIVCPSGTPCAEQIKELVLSCCEKSCEKSVVEQLDALLQDASKPVGFLLSERLMNVPPQVALPMHQQLQKELAEAHKTSKPCGKCCFYLLISKTFVEAGKGSSKKKRSSQKKEELMFANAEEEFFYEKAVLKFSYSVQEDRDTCLGGRWSFDDVPMKPMRTVMVIPGDKMDEIMDKLKEHLSV; this is encoded by the exons ATGGCGTCCAGGTCCAAGCGGCGAGCAGTCGGGAATGGGGTCCCGCGGCCGCCTGGCGCCCCGGTCCAGCGCcatgagcaggaggaggaagatgaagtTGAGGATGAGGACGAAGATGAGGAAGACAGCGACGAAGAAGAGGATGAGGACGACGAGATCGTTGACGAG GAAGTGAATATTGATTTTGAAGCTTACTCCATCTCAGATAATGATTATGACGGAATTAAGAAATTACTGCAGCAG CTGTTCCTAAAGGCTCCTGTGAACACGGCAGAGCTAACAGATCTCTTGATTCAGCAGAACCATGTTGGGAGTGTGATTAAG caaacagACATTTCAGAAGACAGCGATGATGATATGGATGAAGATGAGATTTTCGGCTTCATAAGCCTTTTAAATTTAACCGAGAGAAAGGTCAGTTTCACCCAGAGGCACTGGAATGATTACGTggaccaaaaccactttcatttACAGCTTGATGGAAGTATCGTGTGCCCTAGT GGTACCCCGTGTGCCGAGCAAATCAAAGAGCTGGTTCTAAGCTGCTGTGAGAAGAGCTGTGAGAAGAGtgtggtggagcagctggacgcGCTCCTGCAGGACGCCAGCAAGCCCGTGGGCTTCCTCCTGAGCGAGAGGCTCATGAACGTCCCCCCGCAGGTCGCCCTGCCCATGCACCAGCAGCTGCA GAAAGAACTCGCGGAGGCACACAAGACCAGTAAGCCGTGCGGGAAGTGCTGCTTCTACCTGCTGATCAGTAAGACGTTTGTGGAAGCAGGAAAAGGCAGTTCCAAGAAGAAACGGAGCAGCCAAAAGAAAGAAGAGTTAATGTTTGCAAACGCAGAGGAAGAATTTTTCTATGAG AAGGCAGTCCTGAAGTTCAGCTACTCGGTGCAGGAGGACCGCGACACCTGTCTGGGAGGCAGATGGTCTTTCGATGACGTTCCCATGAAGCCCATGAGGACTGTGATGGTGATTCCAGGCGACAAGATGGACGAGATCATGGATAAACTGAAAGAACATCTGTCCGTCTAA